Sequence from the Mycobacterium florentinum genome:
GACAAGCGATTCCGGCGCTGTCGGCCACGGTGCTGATACTGCTTGCCGTCGCTCCCCAGCTGGCCGTCGATGCCGGCTTCGCGTTGTCGGTGCTGGCGACGGGCGCGCTGGTCGTCATCGCGCCCGTCTGGTCGCGGCGCCTGGTGGTCAAAGGCTGCCCCAAACCGCTGGCGGACGCGCTCGCGGTGGCGCTGGCCGCGCAGGTGGTGACCGCGCCGCTGGTCGCCGGCATCTCGGGCCGGTTCAGCCTGGTGGCCGTGGCCGCCAATCTGGCCGCGGCGCCCTTCATCGCGCCCATCACCGTGCTGGGCAGCGCGGCGGCCGTGCTGTGCGTGCTGTGGCCGCCGGGTGCGCAGCTGCTGATGCGTTTCACCGGACCGGAAGTGTGGTGGGTGACGAAGGTGGCGCACGTCGCGGCCGGCGCACCCGCGGCGACCGTACCGGTACCCGACGGTCTGGCCGGTGTGCTGTTGGTCGGTTGTGCGACCGCGCTGCTGCTGGCGCTGACCATGCTGCTGTGGCGGCGGGCCTGGTTTCGTGCCTCGACCCGGGTGGCCGGGCTGGTCGCGGCCGCGTGCGTGCTGGCCTGGTCGGCGTCGGAGCTGCTGGATCCCCGAGCGGATTGGTCGGCCCTTCGTGACACCATCGTGGGGTGAGCGAGGCTTCGCCGTTGCACTTGGTCCTGGGGGACGAGGATCTGCTGGTCGAACGAGCCGTGGCCGATGTGCTGCGGGCGGCGCGTAGACGCGCCGGCACCGACGACATCCCGGTCAATCGCATGCGGGCCGGCGACGTCAGCACCTATGAGCTCGCCGAGCTGCTGAGCCCGTCGCTGTTCGCCGACGAACGCATCGTCGTGCTGGAAGCCGCGGCCGAAGCAGGCAAGGACGCGGTCGCGATGATCGCCGGGGCCGCCGCCGACCTGCCGCCGGGAACGATGCTGGTGGTGGTGCACTCCGGTGGCGGGCGGGCCAGGGCGCTCGCCGACCAGCTCAAGGCGCTGGGCGCCGAGGTTCACCCCTGCGCCCGGATCACCAAGCTGAGCGAACGAGTCGACTTCATCCGCAAGGAGTTTCGCGCGCTGCGAGTCAAGGTCGACGAGGACACGGTGACCGCCCTGCTGGATGCCGTCGGCTCCGACGTGCGGGAGCTGGCCTCCGCCTGCTCACAGTTGGTCGCCGACACCGGTGGCGAGGTCGATGAGGCCGCGGTGCGCCGCTATCACAGCGGCAAGGCCGAGGTGAAGGGCTTCGACATCGCCGACAAGGCCGTCGCCGGGGATGTCGCGGGCGCGGCCGAGGCGCTGCGATGGGCGATGATGCGCGGCGAGCCGCTGGTGGTGCTGGCCGACGCGCTGGCCGAAGCCATCCACACCATCGGCCGGGTGGGGCCGCTCTCCGGCGACCCGTACCGGCTGGCCGGGGAGCTGGGGATGCCGCCCTGGCGGGTGCAGAAAGCGCAGAAGCAGGCCCGGCGCTGGTCGCGCGACAGTGTGGCAACCGCGATGAAAGTCGTCGCGGAACTCAACGCCAACGTCAAGGGAGCCGCCGCGGACGCCGACTACGCGCTGGAATCAGCGGTCAGAAAGGTGGCCGAACTGGTGGCCGACCGGGGCCGATAGCCCAGGGCTCAGATCTTGTTGAGGGACCGCGCCAGCGCCGACTTCTTGTTGGCGGCCTGGTTCTTGTGGATGACGCCCTTGGTGGCCGCCTTGTCCAGCTTGCGGTTGGTCGACACCAGCAATTCCGCGGCCTTGTCCTTGTCGCCTGCCTCGGCGGCTTCACGGAACGCGCGCACGGCGGTGCGCAGCGAGGACTTCACGGACTTGTTGCGCAGTCGGGCGCGCTCGTTCGTCTTGATGCGCTTCTGCTGCGACTTGATGTTGGCCACGCGGAACTATCCTTCGTCGATTTGGTCTTTGCGGTGTCGTTTCAGGGGGCGCCCCACACCCGATTGCGACTGCTCAGGTTAGCAGTCGGTTACGTTTTCTCCCAAAACGGGAACTCGTGGCCTGCCATAACGTCGATATGAGGCACCATCCTAGAAGTGAGTCTTGCGAACCAGGTTGAAACAACCAGGCGCGGGTCGCGCGGCGGCGCGCGCGCGCTGGCGCGCTCCGAGCGCATCTTCAGCGGATACAACTCGTCCGACGCCTACGAGATGGCCTTCGACGAGATGTTCGATGCGCAGGGCAACGTGCGTGGCCCCTACAAGGGCATCTACGACGAGCTGGCGCCAGCGGACGCCTCGGACCTGCGGGCCCGCGCCGACGCGCTGGCCCGTGCGTTCATCGACCAGGGCATCACGTTCTCCCTGTCGGGCCAGGAGCGGCCGTTTCCGCTGGACCTGGTGCCGCGAGTGCTCTCCTCGGCCGAATGGAACCGGCTCGAGCGCGGCATCGTCCAACGGGTCAAAGCCCTCGAGATGTATCTCGACGACATCTACGGCGACCAGGAGATCCTGAACGACGGCGTGATCCCGCGTCGCCTGGTCACGTCCTGCGAACACTTTCACCGCCAGGCCGTGGGCATCGTCCCGCCCAACGGCGTGCGCATCCACGTCGCCGGCATCGACCTGATCCGCGACGAGAAGGGCACCTGGCGGGTTCTCGAGGACAACCTGCGCTCGCCCTCGGGCGTGTCGTACGTGATGGAGAACCGGCGCACCATGGCGCGGGTCTTCCCGAACCTGTTCGCCACCCATCGGGTGCGTGCCGTCGACGACTACGCCTCGCACCTGCTGCGGGCCCTGCGCAACTCGGCGGCCACCAACGAGGCCGACCCGACCGTGGTGGTGCTGACGCCCGGCGTCTACAACTCCGCGTACTTCGAGCATTCGCTGCTCGCCCGGCAGATGGGCGTCGAGCTGGTCGAGGGCCGCGACCTGTTCTGCCGCGACAACCAGGTGTACATGCGCACCACCGAGGGGCAGACCCAGGTCGACGTCATCTATCGGCGCATCGACGACATCTTCCTCGACCCGCTGCAGTTCCGCGCCGACTCGGTGCTGGGGGTGGCCGGTTTGGTCAACGCCGCCCGCGCCGGCAACGTCGTCATCTCCAGCGCGATCGGCAACGGCGTCGGCGACGACAAACTGGTCTACACCTACGTGCCGACCATGATCGAGTACTACCTCGGCGAGAAGCCCCTGCTGGCCAACGTGGACACCTACCGGTGCTGGCTGGACGACGAACGCGAGGAGGTGCTCGACCGGGTCGGCGAGCTGGTCATCAAGCCGGTCGAGGGATCCGGCGGCTACGGCATCGTGTTCGGTCCCGACGCGTCCGAGAAGGAACTGGCGGCCGTCAGCAAGAAGATTCGCGACGACCCGCGCAGCTGGATCGCGCAGCCGATGATGGAGCTGTCGACCGTGCCGACGCGGATCGGCAACGCGCTGGCACCGCGCTATGTCGACCTGCGGCCGTTCGCGGTCAACGACGGCGACGAGGTATGGGTGCTGCCGGGCGGGCTGAGTCGGGTGGCGCTGGTCGAGGGCTCGCGGGTGGTCAACTCCAGCCAGGGAGGTGGTTCCAAGGACACCTGGGTGCTGGCGTCGCGCGCGTCGGCCGCAGATCGTGAGCTGGGTGCCGCCGAGGTGGTGCGTTCGTTGCCGAAGTCCATGTCCGAGAAGGGGCCCGACGACGACTCGCCGGAGTCGCCGCACCAGCAGCCCCTGCAGACTGAGCAACCGCAGGATGGGAAGCCGGCGAAAAGGCAGAAGCAAAAGCAGCAACAACAACAGAGGGCAGGTCGCTGATGTTGGCCCGAAACGCCGAGGCGCTCTACTGGATTGGCCGCTATGTCGAGCGGGCTGACGACACCGCGCGCATTCTCGACGTGGTGCTGCATCAGTTGCTGGAGGATTCCAGCGTCGATCCCGACCAGGCGTCCCGGCTGCTGTTGCGAGTGCTCGGCATCGAGCCTCCCAAGCACGACTTGGACGTCTGGTCGTTGACCGACCTCGTCGCCTACAGCGCCGACTCCAAGGGTGGAAGCTCGATCGTCGACGCGATCACGGCGGCGCGCGAAAACGCCAAGTCGGCGCGCGAAGTGACGTCCATCGAAATCTGGGAATGCCTCAACACCACTTACCATGCCCTGCCGGAAC
This genomic interval carries:
- the holA gene encoding DNA polymerase III subunit delta, producing MHLVLGDEDLLVERAVADVLRAARRRAGTDDIPVNRMRAGDVSTYELAELLSPSLFADERIVVLEAAAEAGKDAVAMIAGAAADLPPGTMLVVVHSGGGRARALADQLKALGAEVHPCARITKLSERVDFIRKEFRALRVKVDEDTVTALLDAVGSDVRELASACSQLVADTGGEVDEAAVRRYHSGKAEVKGFDIADKAVAGDVAGAAEALRWAMMRGEPLVVLADALAEAIHTIGRVGPLSGDPYRLAGELGMPPWRVQKAQKQARRWSRDSVATAMKVVAELNANVKGAAADADYALESAVRKVAELVADRGR
- the rpsT gene encoding 30S ribosomal protein S20 — its product is MANIKSQQKRIKTNERARLRNKSVKSSLRTAVRAFREAAEAGDKDKAAELLVSTNRKLDKAATKGVIHKNQAANKKSALARSLNKI
- a CDS encoding circularly permuted type 2 ATP-grasp protein, coding for MLEVSLANQVETTRRGSRGGARALARSERIFSGYNSSDAYEMAFDEMFDAQGNVRGPYKGIYDELAPADASDLRARADALARAFIDQGITFSLSGQERPFPLDLVPRVLSSAEWNRLERGIVQRVKALEMYLDDIYGDQEILNDGVIPRRLVTSCEHFHRQAVGIVPPNGVRIHVAGIDLIRDEKGTWRVLEDNLRSPSGVSYVMENRRTMARVFPNLFATHRVRAVDDYASHLLRALRNSAATNEADPTVVVLTPGVYNSAYFEHSLLARQMGVELVEGRDLFCRDNQVYMRTTEGQTQVDVIYRRIDDIFLDPLQFRADSVLGVAGLVNAARAGNVVISSAIGNGVGDDKLVYTYVPTMIEYYLGEKPLLANVDTYRCWLDDEREEVLDRVGELVIKPVEGSGGYGIVFGPDASEKELAAVSKKIRDDPRSWIAQPMMELSTVPTRIGNALAPRYVDLRPFAVNDGDEVWVLPGGLSRVALVEGSRVVNSSQGGGSKDTWVLASRASAADRELGAAEVVRSLPKSMSEKGPDDDSPESPHQQPLQTEQPQDGKPAKRQKQKQQQQQRAGR